A single region of the Microlunatus panaciterrae genome encodes:
- a CDS encoding carbohydrate ABC transporter permease encodes MSAQRVSGADRPRKFRMTRQARVEARAGYLFLLPNLLGFLIFSLVPIAACLALTFTKWNLILPPAFTGGKNYQQMVSDQLFWKTLGNTAYYTIGAVPIAIFIAFWLALLLNRGMRGVKFFRTIYFLPYVTLTVAIAIVWSWIYNPDLGLINYVVGLFGIDGPDWLQSPTWAMPAIIIMSDWKGIGYPMLIFLAALQGVPEEYYESAKIDGANWLQRVTHVTVPTIAPATFYIIVISFIGAMQGFDQFYVMTKGGPAYATTTIVMYIYQQGFQWFNMGYAATLAVALFLVISLITALMWRVNSRGPSLSAN; translated from the coding sequence ATGTCTGCGCAGCGCGTCAGCGGTGCCGACCGGCCACGCAAATTCCGGATGACTCGCCAAGCCAGGGTCGAGGCCCGGGCCGGCTACCTCTTCCTGCTTCCGAACCTCCTGGGCTTCCTCATCTTCAGCCTGGTTCCCATCGCTGCCTGCCTGGCGTTGACGTTCACCAAATGGAATCTCATCCTCCCGCCGGCATTCACTGGCGGGAAGAACTACCAGCAGATGGTCAGCGACCAGCTGTTCTGGAAGACGTTGGGCAACACCGCTTACTACACGATCGGTGCTGTGCCCATCGCCATCTTCATCGCCTTCTGGTTGGCATTGTTGTTGAACCGAGGTATGCGCGGCGTCAAGTTCTTCCGCACCATCTACTTTCTGCCGTATGTGACCTTGACGGTGGCGATAGCCATCGTTTGGTCTTGGATCTATAACCCCGACCTCGGCCTGATCAACTATGTCGTCGGACTCTTTGGCATCGACGGTCCAGATTGGCTGCAGAGCCCTACCTGGGCGATGCCGGCGATCATCATCATGAGCGACTGGAAGGGCATCGGTTACCCGATGCTGATCTTCCTTGCCGCCCTCCAAGGGGTGCCGGAAGAGTATTACGAGTCGGCGAAGATCGATGGAGCCAACTGGCTTCAACGAGTTACCCACGTCACAGTGCCGACGATCGCGCCTGCGACCTTCTACATCATTGTGATCTCGTTCATAGGCGCGATGCAGGGCTTTGACCAGTTCTACGTCATGACGAAGGGCGGTCCTGCATACGCAACCACCACCATCGTGATGTACATCTACCAGCAGGGTTTCCAGTGGTTCAACATGGGCTATGCGGCCACGCTGGCCGTGGCCCTCTTCCTCGTTATCTCGCTCATCACCGCGTTGATGTGGCGCGTCAACTCCCGCGGCCCAAGCCTGTCGGCGAACTGA